In Rosa chinensis cultivar Old Blush chromosome 1, RchiOBHm-V2, whole genome shotgun sequence, a genomic segment contains:
- the LOC121048991 gene encoding protein ALP1-like, translated as MRISKEYLKLQSSIIGSAEREKWKWFENCLGALDGTHIPVTVSAEERPRYRNRKGDISTNVLGVCAPDLKFIYVLPGWEGSASDARVLRDALRRNNRLHVQRDKYFLVDAGYTNGPGFLAPYRGTRYHLNEWTGNRPENYKELYNLRHSIARNVIERSFGLLKKRWSIMRTPSFFSIKTQVRIINACCVLHNFIRIEQASDPVLEDQDSRFLVAVDLEILNRPTSESNANNLNDRITSVQATEQWTNFRDTFALKMFQDYQARHAT; from the exons ATGAGAATAAGCAAGGAATACTTGAAATTACAGTCATCTATCATTGGTAGTGCAGAAAGAGAGAAGTGGAAGTGGTTTGAG AATTGTCTAGGAGCACTTGATGGAACTCACATTCCAGTGACTGTGTCAGCTGAGGAAAGACCAAGATATCGAAATAGAAAGGGTGATATTTCTACTAACGTCCTAGGGGTTTGTGCCCCTGAtttaaaatttatatatgtattgCCTGGATGGGAGGGTTCTGCTTCTGATGCTCGTGTTTTACGAGATGCTCTACGTAGAAATAATCGGCTTCATGTTCAACGGG ATAAATACTTTTTGGTGGATGCGGGATACACTAACGGGCCTGGTTTTTTAGCACCATATCGAGGAACTAGATACCACTTAAATGAATGGACTGGGAATCGACctgaaaattacaaagaattgtATAATCTTCGTCATTCAATTGCAAGAAATGTAATTGAACGGTCATTTGGGTTGTTAAAAAAGCGATGGAGTATAATGCGTACTCCATCATTTTTCAGCATCAAAACACAAGTTAGgatcataaatgcttgttgtgTTTTGCACAATTTTATTCGAATTGAGCAAGCTAGTGATCCTGTTTTAGAagatcaagattcaagattcttAGTAGCGGTTGATTTGGAGATATTAAATCGTCCAACGTCAGAGAGTAATGCAAATAATTTAAATGATAGGATTACATCAGTTCAAGCAACTGAGCAGTGGACAAATTTTCGTGATACATTTGCATTGAAGATGTTCCAGGATTATCAAGCGCGACATGCCACATAA
- the LOC112182994 gene encoding uncharacterized protein LOC112182994 encodes MEHALANILREERGLGHKGDNGWKAVAYNTAADILSAQFDIQISADNIKNRVKSWIKFYGIVSDILSQSGFSWDSSTQMISIDENSVWEEYVKSHDEAIIFRFKRIPNWDDIVDLCGKDRAIGEGAETGFEATEVMTPPANEDNHVDLEGDDQASEDIHIIENISPNQASSQKKRNEAIVSSSVPPPKRRVTTKDVLGTSVDRMASSFEELIRATTKSLAPKDVWTEIMAITDLSREEQIKACAWFIENDKQFLMLKEVPVEMKKDMVLIFISYGSA; translated from the exons ATGGAGCATGCTTTGGCTAATATACTTCGTGAGGAACGAGGTCTGGGCCATAAAGGAGATAATGGTTGGAAAGCTGTAGCTTATAATACAGCTGCTGATATTTTATCTGCACAGTTTGATATTCAAATATCTGCTGACAATATAAAAAACCGTGTGAAATCATGGATAAAGTTCTACGGAATTGTTAGTGATATCTTAAGCCAAAGTGGATTTAGCTGGGATTCCTCAACACAAATGATAAGCATTGATGAAAACAGTGTATGGGAAGAATATGTGAAG TCTCATGATGAAGCTATAATCTTTCGGTTTAAAAGAATCCCAAATTGGGATGATATAGTTGATTTGTGTGGCAAAGATAGAGCCATTGGAGAGGGTGCTGAAACAGGTTTCGAAGCCACTGAGGTTATGACTCCTCCTGCTAATGAAGATAATCATGTCGATTTGGAAGGTGATGACCAAGCATCAGAAGATATTCACATCATTGAGAACATTTCACCGAACCAAGCAAGTTCtcagaaaaagagaaatgaagcaATAGTCTCTTCTAGTGTACCTCCTCCAAAGAGAAGAGTTACAACTAAAGATGTCTTGGGTACTTCTGTGGATAGAATGGCTTCATCTTTTGAAGAACTCATTCGCGCTACTACAAAAAGTCTTGCCCCGAAAGATGTATGGACAGAAATCATGGCAATAACAGATCTTTCTAGAGAAGAACAAATAAAAGCATGCGCTTGGTTTATAGAGAACGACAAACAGTTTCTCATGTTGAAAGAAGTCCCAGTggaaatgaaaaaagatatggTGTTGATATTTATTTCATATGGATCTGCATAG